From Nicotiana tabacum cultivar K326 chromosome 22, ASM71507v2, whole genome shotgun sequence, one genomic window encodes:
- the LOC107827822 gene encoding deSI-like protein At4g17486 isoform X1, with translation MPCCKNSIKCGRGSVPVYLNVYDLTSINGYAYWLGLGVYHSGVQVHGVEYAFGAHEYPTTGIFEGEPKKCEGFIFRKTILIGWTEKTPGEVRGVMEELADKYKGIAYNLITKNCNHFCNDACIKLTSNPIPSWVNRLARIGFFCHCIIPMSLKSTKVRHHRMEDKASEGDSKKPQSSSNRQTPTSNPFPASSQSPPIAKSTSNKSKSPLPPSLPLISDSTSSSSQSPPIVAKSTSNKVTRPQPPSSLISESNSS, from the exons ATGCCGTGTTGCAAGAATTCAATCAAATGTGGCCGTGGATCGGTTCCAGTGTACTTAAATGTATACGATCTAACCTCAATCAATGGCTATGCTTATTGGCTTGGTCTTGGTGTTTACCATTCTGGTGTTCAAG TTCACGGAGTTGAGTATGCATTTGGAGCTCATGAGTATCCAACTACTGGAATTTTTGAAGGGGAGCCAAAAAAGTGCGAGGGATTTATTTTTAGAAAGACCATTTTGATTGGATGGACAGAGAAAACACCTGGGGAAGTAAGAGGAGTAATGGAAGAGCTTGCTGATAAGTACAAAGGAATTGCTTACAACCTTATTACCAAGAACTGCAACCACTTTTGTAATGATGCTTGTATTAAACTCACCAGCAATCCAATTCCCAGTTGGGTTAATCGACTCGCTCGGATTG GTTTCTTTTGCCATTGTATCATTCCAATGAGCTTAAAGTCTACTAAAGTTCGGCACCATCGGATGGAGGACAAGGCAAGTGAAGGGGACAGCAAGAAACCTCAGAGCAGCTCGAATAGACAGACTCCCACTTCAAATCCATTTCCAGCTTCTTCGCAATCTCCTCCAATTGCCAAATCCACAAGTAATAAAAGCAAAAGCCCGCTGCCTCCATCTTTGCCATTGATATCAGATTCAACGTCGTCGTCGTCGCAATCTCCTCCTATAGTTGCCAAATCCACAAGTAATAAAGTTACAAGACCGCAACCTCCATCTTCGTTGATATCAGAATCAAATTCATCTTAG
- the LOC107827822 gene encoding uncharacterized protein LOC107827822 isoform X2: MAMLIGLVLVFTILVFKLVHGVEYAFGAHEYPTTGIFEGEPKKCEGFIFRKTILIGWTEKTPGEVRGVMEELADKYKGIAYNLITKNCNHFCNDACIKLTSNPIPSWVNRLARIGFFCHCIIPMSLKSTKVRHHRMEDKASEGDSKKPQSSSNRQTPTSNPFPASSQSPPIAKSTSNKSKSPLPPSLPLISDSTSSSSQSPPIVAKSTSNKVTRPQPPSSLISESNSS; encoded by the exons ATGGCTATGCTTATTGGCTTGGTCTTGGTGTTTACCATTCTGGTGTTCAAG CTAGTTCACGGAGTTGAGTATGCATTTGGAGCTCATGAGTATCCAACTACTGGAATTTTTGAAGGGGAGCCAAAAAAGTGCGAGGGATTTATTTTTAGAAAGACCATTTTGATTGGATGGACAGAGAAAACACCTGGGGAAGTAAGAGGAGTAATGGAAGAGCTTGCTGATAAGTACAAAGGAATTGCTTACAACCTTATTACCAAGAACTGCAACCACTTTTGTAATGATGCTTGTATTAAACTCACCAGCAATCCAATTCCCAGTTGGGTTAATCGACTCGCTCGGATTG GTTTCTTTTGCCATTGTATCATTCCAATGAGCTTAAAGTCTACTAAAGTTCGGCACCATCGGATGGAGGACAAGGCAAGTGAAGGGGACAGCAAGAAACCTCAGAGCAGCTCGAATAGACAGACTCCCACTTCAAATCCATTTCCAGCTTCTTCGCAATCTCCTCCAATTGCCAAATCCACAAGTAATAAAAGCAAAAGCCCGCTGCCTCCATCTTTGCCATTGATATCAGATTCAACGTCGTCGTCGTCGCAATCTCCTCCTATAGTTGCCAAATCCACAAGTAATAAAGTTACAAGACCGCAACCTCCATCTTCGTTGATATCAGAATCAAATTCATCTTAG